A single window of Magnetococcus marinus MC-1 DNA harbors:
- a CDS encoding GNAT family N-acetyltransferase, whose product MTPLCHGLRIRWATRQDRTALNALYRADMTDVQPMESLHSMASSSGGSISRLVYQGSSLVGHALFLPIDVHDDTPQSPRFVGMASLFVHPNHRGLGIGSMLVEDGIRACTARGHEALYSATHADFLMRFGFLPYLANATGHAPRLWVRPLSYRGLLGWQGEVQFHPMILRPDNHERPFRQVGG is encoded by the coding sequence ATGACCCCATTATGTCACGGCTTACGTATACGCTGGGCAACCCGCCAAGATCGAACGGCCCTGAACGCCCTTTATCGGGCAGATATGACGGACGTGCAACCCATGGAGAGCCTGCACAGCATGGCATCATCCAGCGGTGGCAGCATTTCTCGTTTGGTCTACCAGGGCAGCTCGCTGGTGGGACACGCCCTCTTTTTGCCCATTGATGTGCATGATGACACCCCCCAAAGCCCCCGTTTTGTCGGCATGGCATCGCTGTTTGTACACCCTAACCATCGCGGTTTAGGCATTGGTAGCATGCTGGTTGAAGATGGCATTCGTGCGTGTACGGCGCGTGGGCATGAGGCGCTCTATAGCGCCACCCATGCCGACTTTCTCATGCGCTTTGGCTTTTTGCCCTATCTGGCCAACGCCACCGGGCACGCCCCCAGACTATGGGTGCGCCCGCTCAGCTACCGAGGTCTCTTAGGTTGGCAAGGTGAGGTGCAGTTTCACCCCATGATCCTCCGCCCAGATAACCATGAACGACCCTTCCGCCAAGTCGGGGGATAA
- a CDS encoding ATP-binding protein: MGCLDCGFDNREGVRFCTQCGLPQAAFCPRCHFAAAEGDRFCGGCGLRLQMGQGVLPSSEGGAGKLLTAVSASSGKGVLPANQSMESERKHVTVLFADISGFTAMSEKLDPEEVTQIMNGCLKMLADVVTHYEGYVDKFIGDCIMALFGAPVTHENDPELALRAALDMQQGMLNYNKNLPVKLDKPLTLHIGINTGIVIAGGVGSDQKMEYTVMGDTVNLASRLESKAASGETFLSGYTYNMTRSLFEFDRLEPMMVKGKQKPVEVYRLKGLNRGRGDDRKAHLPLVGRAEEMRQLSERVERLVEGKGQVVFLTSEQGFGKSRIRLEIRKQLVDMGLTLLEGACHSFCRSTRYHVVGELLKQLFGINADDGDAVALENMEAALTTLLELPPDLNQESARALVYIASLLGLKVDNQRYEIPLEQMDPREVKAETFRAIAWLFTKMAKKRPLVITVEDLDNADSASMELLTFLLEDLRSVPVMFLLLMRAGGERDASKLTTTCKRVWGADFLEVAFSQFSEEECGLLIQHLLGSHQIPAELYSLVMNRTDGNPLFIEEVVQSLVDGQVVEKRSDGSIGLLKDLAGVSIPGSVHSLILARIDKLQTKLKDLLQMASVIGNVFRLDLLQAAFPVADLDQRLRLLEEMGILYEVRSFPEVEYSFRNGLIQEAVYATMLKQKVRELHLKVADLTETLYAERLENHLESLARHLELAQAWPRAYRYLVRSGDKARLAFANLEAKGYYQRTVEVAEQNPEVLAQAEAPSLAQVYTHLSEVEELLGDMDAAIKAREHGVTLLDSAVEKAAETRLIGRLLEKRGDKEQALEVYDRAVELLAGFPDHVEMGRVLTNRSWVLNRMKQGARALHEAQTAMQIFQAHDARGDMALLYNNLSVFCEHAGDLEQALAHNQKSLQMFEALGNVRQQGNVHLSLGYIYNGLRNFEQALIHFDQSFELMDRIGNRYGAATALMSKGRCLLDVDKVEEGETALLRALRIHKELNISRKVVANQLALVRLYLRNVDHHAARRFLSEAKELARREGFESDLAKLAQLEGDLMVLEGKDPCGQYQEAISLFGAMGRTREAEQVIKALERYRSSNHQ, from the coding sequence ATGGGTTGTTTGGATTGCGGGTTTGATAATCGTGAAGGGGTTCGTTTCTGCACGCAGTGTGGGTTGCCCCAAGCCGCCTTTTGCCCGCGTTGTCACTTCGCAGCGGCAGAGGGCGACCGCTTTTGCGGTGGATGTGGCTTGCGTCTACAAATGGGACAGGGTGTTTTGCCCAGCAGTGAGGGGGGGGCAGGCAAACTTCTGACGGCGGTCTCAGCCAGTTCTGGCAAAGGGGTGCTGCCGGCCAACCAATCCATGGAGTCGGAACGCAAACATGTCACCGTGCTGTTTGCCGACATCTCCGGCTTTACCGCTATGAGCGAAAAGCTGGATCCAGAAGAAGTAACTCAAATCATGAACGGCTGCCTGAAAATGTTGGCCGATGTTGTGACCCATTATGAAGGCTATGTGGATAAGTTTATTGGTGACTGTATCATGGCGCTGTTTGGGGCCCCCGTCACCCATGAAAATGATCCCGAGCTGGCCTTGCGCGCAGCCCTGGATATGCAGCAGGGCATGCTAAACTATAATAAAAATCTACCGGTTAAGCTGGATAAACCGTTAACCCTGCATATCGGTATTAATACCGGTATTGTGATCGCTGGTGGCGTGGGCTCCGATCAAAAAATGGAGTACACGGTGATGGGTGATACGGTTAATTTGGCCTCGCGTTTGGAGTCCAAGGCGGCCTCCGGTGAGACTTTCCTTTCCGGCTATACCTATAATATGACCCGCAGCCTGTTTGAGTTTGACCGTCTGGAACCCATGATGGTTAAGGGTAAACAAAAACCGGTGGAGGTCTATCGACTCAAAGGGCTCAATAGAGGCCGTGGGGATGACCGTAAGGCGCACCTGCCACTGGTGGGCCGGGCCGAGGAGATGCGTCAGCTTTCCGAACGGGTCGAGCGATTGGTCGAGGGCAAGGGGCAGGTGGTGTTCCTGACCTCGGAGCAGGGGTTTGGTAAGAGCCGTATTCGATTAGAAATTCGTAAACAACTGGTCGATATGGGTCTGACCTTGTTGGAAGGGGCCTGCCACTCGTTCTGCCGCTCAACCCGCTACCATGTGGTGGGGGAGCTGCTCAAACAGCTGTTCGGCATCAATGCGGACGATGGGGATGCGGTGGCGCTGGAGAATATGGAAGCGGCCTTAACCACCCTGTTAGAGCTACCCCCCGATCTGAATCAGGAGTCGGCCCGGGCACTGGTCTATATTGCCTCACTGCTGGGTTTGAAGGTGGACAACCAGCGTTATGAAATTCCCTTGGAGCAGATGGACCCCCGTGAGGTTAAGGCAGAGACCTTCCGGGCGATTGCTTGGCTGTTTACCAAAATGGCGAAAAAGCGCCCCCTGGTTATAACGGTGGAGGATCTGGATAACGCCGACAGTGCTTCCATGGAGCTGCTCACCTTCCTGCTGGAGGATCTGCGCAGTGTGCCCGTGATGTTCCTGCTGTTGATGCGGGCGGGGGGCGAACGGGATGCCAGTAAGCTTACCACCACCTGCAAACGGGTATGGGGTGCCGATTTTCTGGAGGTTGCTTTCAGCCAGTTCAGTGAGGAGGAGTGCGGCTTGCTGATTCAGCACCTCTTGGGTTCGCATCAAATCCCTGCCGAGCTCTATTCACTGGTGATGAACCGTACCGATGGCAACCCGCTATTTATTGAAGAGGTGGTGCAAAGTCTGGTAGATGGTCAGGTGGTGGAAAAACGTTCCGACGGCTCCATTGGCCTGTTGAAAGATCTGGCGGGGGTCTCTATCCCTGGCTCGGTGCATAGCTTAATCCTGGCCCGGATTGACAAGTTGCAGACCAAGTTGAAAGATCTGTTGCAGATGGCATCGGTCATTGGCAACGTGTTCCGTCTGGATCTGCTGCAAGCGGCCTTTCCAGTGGCGGATTTGGACCAGCGCTTGCGCCTGCTAGAAGAGATGGGGATTCTCTATGAGGTGCGCAGTTTCCCCGAAGTAGAGTACAGTTTCCGCAATGGTTTGATTCAAGAAGCGGTCTACGCCACCATGCTCAAGCAGAAGGTGCGTGAGCTGCACCTTAAAGTGGCCGATCTAACCGAGACCCTCTATGCCGAGCGTTTGGAGAACCATCTGGAGTCTCTGGCGCGGCACTTGGAACTGGCGCAGGCTTGGCCCCGTGCCTATCGCTATCTGGTGCGCAGTGGCGATAAAGCGCGGCTGGCCTTTGCCAATTTGGAGGCCAAAGGGTATTACCAGCGCACCGTGGAGGTTGCCGAGCAGAACCCCGAGGTATTGGCGCAGGCAGAGGCCCCTTCGCTGGCCCAGGTCTATACCCACTTGAGTGAGGTTGAGGAGCTGTTGGGGGATATGGATGCGGCTATAAAGGCGCGAGAGCATGGTGTAACCCTGCTCGATAGTGCGGTGGAAAAAGCGGCTGAAACCCGTTTGATTGGTCGTTTGTTAGAAAAACGGGGGGATAAAGAGCAGGCTCTGGAGGTGTACGATCGTGCGGTGGAGCTGCTGGCTGGGTTCCCGGACCATGTGGAGATGGGTCGGGTATTAACCAACCGCAGTTGGGTACTCAACCGCATGAAACAGGGTGCCCGTGCCTTGCACGAGGCGCAGACGGCCATGCAAATTTTTCAGGCGCACGATGCCCGCGGTGATATGGCGCTGTTGTATAACAATCTCAGCGTTTTCTGCGAGCATGCTGGGGATCTGGAGCAGGCTTTGGCGCATAACCAGAAGAGCTTGCAAATGTTTGAGGCGCTGGGTAATGTGCGTCAGCAGGGCAATGTGCATCTCTCATTGGGCTATATCTATAATGGACTGCGGAATTTTGAACAGGCGCTGATCCATTTTGATCAATCCTTTGAGCTTATGGACCGTATTGGCAACCGTTATGGGGCCGCCACCGCTTTGATGTCCAAAGGGCGTTGCCTGTTGGATGTCGATAAAGTGGAGGAGGGGGAGACCGCCCTGCTGCGTGCCTTACGCATCCACAAAGAGTTGAATATTTCTCGTAAAGTGGTGGCTAACCAGTTGGCTTTGGTGCGGCTCTATCTGCGCAATGTGGATCACCATGCTGCTCGGCGCTTCTTGAGTGAAGCCAAAGAGTTGGCGCGGCGTGAGGGTTTTGAATCCGATCTGGCTAAGCTGGCGCAGTTAGAGGGGGACCTTATGGTATTGGAGGGTAAAGATCCCTGTGGTCAATACCAAGAGGCCATCAGCCTGTTTGGTGCCATGGGTCGCACCCGCGAAGCCGAGCAGGTAATCAAAGCCCTGGAAAGATACCGAAGCAGCAATCATCAGTAG
- a CDS encoding DMT family transporter, whose amino-acid sequence MLQNNSYQRGVVLMLLSAVILSSMGLLVRGMTQAQDWQVVLWRGIWATTGMGLVLLVQNRGGSWQRIREAGWLALLGGVFQGGGSIGFILSMLHTTVANAMFTMSSMPLFTALLAWLVLREPLHKITLLAIAVAMAGVGLMVWDGMSYGGALGNLLALGAALCAACLVVVLRYGRGRNMLPTLIFGALISVMVGGVMVPGSWMIPWRDWLLCLLLGGGVTVAGHLLFLLASRDLSGAQLTLVGLVEFALGPLWVWWFMGEEPSGWSLLGGAVVSLAVVWHTVWGAAWVKPLPGPA is encoded by the coding sequence ATGCTCCAAAATAATAGTTACCAGCGCGGGGTGGTGTTGATGCTGCTCAGTGCGGTTATTCTCAGCAGTATGGGGCTATTGGTGCGCGGTATGACGCAAGCCCAGGATTGGCAGGTGGTGTTATGGCGGGGGATATGGGCGACCACGGGGATGGGGCTGGTGTTGCTGGTGCAGAACCGTGGTGGGAGTTGGCAGCGCATCCGTGAGGCGGGTTGGTTGGCACTATTGGGTGGAGTGTTTCAAGGGGGGGGCTCCATTGGGTTTATCCTCTCCATGTTGCACACAACGGTGGCCAATGCCATGTTTACCATGAGTAGCATGCCGCTCTTTACGGCGCTGCTGGCTTGGCTGGTGTTGCGCGAGCCCCTGCATAAAATCACGCTGTTGGCCATCGCCGTGGCCATGGCGGGGGTGGGACTCATGGTGTGGGATGGCATGAGCTATGGTGGCGCGCTGGGGAATCTGCTGGCGTTGGGGGCCGCGCTGTGTGCCGCCTGTTTGGTGGTGGTGTTGCGCTACGGGCGTGGGCGTAATATGTTACCAACCCTGATATTTGGTGCCCTCATATCGGTTATGGTGGGGGGCGTGATGGTGCCGGGCAGTTGGATGATCCCTTGGCGGGATTGGCTGCTCTGTCTGCTGTTGGGGGGTGGGGTGACGGTGGCGGGGCATCTGCTGTTTCTGCTGGCCTCACGGGATTTGAGTGGGGCTCAGTTAACCCTGGTGGGGTTGGTGGAGTTTGCCTTAGGTCCGCTGTGGGTCTGGTGGTTCATGGGTGAAGAGCCATCAGGCTGGAGCCTGCTCGGGGGAGCGGTGGTGTCGCTGGCGGTGGTGTGGCATACGGTGTGGGGAGCTGCCTGGGTTAAGCCGCTGCCAGGCCCTGCTTAA
- a CDS encoding rubredoxin: MKKWVCNACGFEYDEAVGLPEDGIPAGTAWADVPADWVCPDCGVGKDEFSMVEA, translated from the coding sequence ATGAAAAAGTGGGTTTGCAATGCCTGTGGATTTGAGTATGACGAAGCCGTTGGTCTGCCTGAAGATGGCATTCCAGCGGGCACGGCTTGGGCCGATGTGCCAGCCGATTGGGTCTGCCCGGACTGCGGTGTCGGTAAAGATGAGTTTAGCATGGTCGAGGCATGA
- a CDS encoding DUF3592 domain-containing protein, translated as MLVQKSPSTAYFWLLSSGWLGGHHFYLRDPILGGLSVMLCWTGLPLLAAILELPTLHRRVRRLNRLLRADYHGRVDGWDLPAPSCARCHRNIAWVILHSQGGSISRNHQLLRLTAPWWRHSGLLHPAYRDPHAGDHLCPSCTGEITPVVSQNVPPGRNNALTPPSPLLIGALLLAALWMLVHGMGGALQHTYALYSHWQTTPGVVTYNAVDMLTHHTPSWLGQNVTYQPQVQFRYVWENQRWSMGGLLAQAPPNFSSRARAEHYLRRYYPIGQVIEARVNPDDPEQAYALVRPLYHPLWVIAGISSLFLALHLGRRRRRLLKLQ; from the coding sequence ATGCTCGTGCAGAAATCCCCATCCACCGCTTATTTTTGGCTGCTCTCCAGTGGCTGGCTAGGCGGGCACCATTTTTACCTGCGCGATCCGATTTTAGGCGGGCTCTCCGTCATGCTCTGCTGGACTGGCCTGCCCCTGCTGGCGGCCATACTCGAACTACCCACCCTGCACCGCCGCGTCCGCCGTCTTAATCGTCTGCTGCGGGCCGACTATCATGGCCGTGTGGATGGCTGGGATCTACCCGCCCCCAGTTGCGCACGTTGCCACCGTAACATCGCCTGGGTCATCTTGCACAGCCAGGGTGGCAGCATTAGCCGTAACCACCAGCTCCTGCGTCTAACCGCCCCTTGGTGGCGCCACAGCGGTTTGTTGCACCCCGCTTACCGCGATCCCCATGCGGGGGACCATCTCTGCCCTTCGTGTACGGGGGAGATCACGCCAGTGGTTTCCCAGAACGTCCCGCCAGGGCGAAACAACGCCCTCACCCCTCCCTCGCCCCTGTTGATTGGTGCCCTTCTCTTGGCGGCCCTGTGGATGCTGGTGCATGGCATGGGGGGTGCCCTTCAACACACCTATGCGTTGTATAGCCATTGGCAGACCACACCTGGCGTGGTGACCTATAATGCGGTGGATATGCTCACCCACCATACCCCCAGTTGGTTGGGTCAAAACGTGACCTACCAACCCCAGGTGCAGTTTCGCTATGTCTGGGAAAATCAGCGCTGGAGTATGGGCGGGCTGTTGGCCCAAGCGCCCCCCAATTTTAGCAGCCGAGCTCGGGCCGAACACTATTTGCGGCGTTACTACCCCATTGGTCAGGTGATCGAAGCACGGGTCAACCCCGACGACCCCGAGCAAGCTTATGCCTTGGTTCGACCCCTCTACCATCCTCTCTGGGTCATAGCAGGCATAAGTAGCCTGTTTCTCGCACTCCACCTGGGTCGTCGTCGTCGTCGCCTTTTAAAATTGCAATAA
- a CDS encoding cytochrome b/b6 domain-containing protein, with protein MSQPYIKVWDLPTRLFHWSLVAVVAGSFYTVKTSQMALHAYLGYGVLTLVLWRLGWGLWGSSTSRFSQFVRGPRVVLAYLRSLLAGQPHGHYGHNPAGAMMIVALLLVLLLQGLGGLFASENTFLFFDGPLVHWVGAAWSETLTFWHKSSGSLLMVLVGLHVLANLLYLLLFRQNLVRPMLTGLRPPMPSGETGATPQAPLGRALVTLLIAGALVVGLLQF; from the coding sequence ATGTCGCAACCATACATAAAGGTGTGGGATCTGCCCACGCGACTGTTCCATTGGAGCTTGGTGGCGGTTGTCGCAGGCTCGTTCTACACGGTAAAAACCTCACAAATGGCACTGCATGCTTACTTGGGCTATGGGGTGCTTACCCTGGTGCTCTGGCGGCTAGGATGGGGCCTTTGGGGGTCAAGCACCAGTCGCTTTAGCCAATTTGTGCGCGGTCCCCGGGTGGTGCTGGCTTATCTGCGTAGCTTGCTTGCGGGGCAACCCCATGGGCATTACGGGCATAATCCGGCGGGTGCGATGATGATTGTCGCCTTGTTGCTGGTCTTGTTGTTACAAGGGCTGGGGGGACTGTTTGCCAGCGAGAATACCTTCCTGTTTTTTGATGGTCCATTGGTGCATTGGGTGGGGGCAGCTTGGAGTGAAACCCTAACCTTTTGGCATAAAAGCAGCGGTTCTCTCCTTATGGTGTTGGTGGGGCTGCATGTGCTGGCAAATCTGCTCTATCTTCTGCTGTTTCGGCAAAATTTGGTGCGTCCCATGCTCACCGGGTTACGTCCCCCAATGCCTTCTGGCGAAACCGGGGCGACCCCACAGGCCCCGCTGGGGCGGGCGCTGGTAACATTGTTGATTGCTGGGGCATTGGTCGTGGGGTTATTGCAATTTTAA
- a CDS encoding response regulator transcription factor, translating into MNINHQLTSSSMADRPYPVPDAGVKRPEPPARVLLAEDDPLLMEMLALTFDQAGYHVERALTVASLRTLLMQHSFDLVIVNWHLQRENGLHVFLQHNLQKGTPCLCMCDDEELSVRNLALAYGAADFMVKPLDEQELLARSRRLITLYSQRSQIQALHAVRFCFQGLTLDLQNGSLSSPTEKSIKLTSAEFKLLTQFVRHPYISLQREKLTEEVLGRPWRFGDRSLDVIVSRLNKKLSPYFEGRQAVRSERFVGYVFESQVDLFNDV; encoded by the coding sequence GTGAATATTAACCATCAACTGACATCATCATCCATGGCAGATCGACCTTATCCCGTTCCAGATGCTGGCGTTAAAAGGCCTGAGCCCCCTGCTCGGGTTCTCTTGGCAGAGGATGATCCCCTGCTGATGGAGATGTTGGCACTTACGTTTGACCAAGCAGGCTACCATGTGGAGCGTGCTCTGACTGTGGCTAGTCTGCGCACACTTTTAATGCAGCATTCGTTTGATCTTGTCATTGTTAATTGGCATCTGCAACGCGAAAATGGGTTGCACGTTTTTTTGCAGCACAACCTGCAAAAGGGGACGCCTTGCCTGTGTATGTGTGACGATGAAGAGCTCTCTGTTCGTAATCTGGCGCTGGCGTACGGGGCGGCTGATTTTATGGTCAAGCCTTTGGATGAGCAGGAGTTGCTGGCTAGAAGTCGACGTCTGATCACTCTCTATTCCCAACGCTCCCAGATCCAAGCTTTGCATGCTGTACGCTTCTGTTTTCAGGGATTGACCTTGGATTTGCAAAACGGCTCTTTGAGCAGTCCAACGGAGAAGAGTATCAAACTAACCTCGGCGGAGTTTAAATTGCTTACTCAGTTTGTCCGCCACCCTTACATCTCCTTGCAACGGGAAAAATTAACCGAAGAGGTGCTGGGGCGTCCATGGCGATTTGGTGACCGCAGCTTGGATGTGATCGTCAGCCGCTTGAACAAGAAATTATCGCCCTATTTTGAGGGTCGCCAAGCTGTTCGGTCGGAGCGGTTTGTAGGCTATGTTTTTGAAAGTCAGGTCGATCTGTTTAATGATGTGTAG
- a CDS encoding response regulator: MITIRLGIHQSIQIWLFTLYCLCVGVAWAEPEVGATTLSNRVEWSPAEQQLLKENQKLTYCIDPNWMPIEAISDEGAPVGITPLIARKLSQLLGIDIHFQSTPDWETCINKLRAGEIDLLLIAGQSAKRRQFLNFSHSYYTFSPVIATLRNTPYLQHIEEIGDRTIGVIRNTATESRLRDNYPSIHLKTFNNLDEGLDAVEKGQLFGFSSVSYAISYSLVKEQRHTLQISGRFDLEQPIHIALSRRHTALTPLFNKAIDYFPMSERAVIFSRWIDAIPQPLVDPIILIRTAAVLAILLIFAIGWNRIRILKAQQAQKQVEHELDLSRVAAQAKNTFFAQVSHEIRGPLNAILGYVVMLRQTELKAQQLHLLEHLGSASHALLTLLNDILDYSRMEAQKLTLAPQPTHLPTLLKRMEESFAPRIAKKGLHFSLSMAKDLPAWANLDPVRMEQVITNLLDNAYKFTLQGHITLEARLESDASTPPRLTIIVSDSGIGMDTSQEQSLFEAFNQADPSIARSYGGSGLGLAICRHILSLMEGDIAMESTPNQGSRFTLRIPYCPVSETEIDTLHTSPAVAQAPKEPRHPLATHHSGCHILLVEDNPLNTHVLQLFFEEAGLVVWHAENGQSALDQLAQHPVDLVMMDVEMPVMDGLSCTRRLRRNYPTLPVIGMTAHSDAGIRQACLEIGMNELIFKPMDWAQLFELLHHWLPTTTSPRPTIPLQPPTPDAASTKKLPALEGIDVTIGLQRVVGRETLYLHLLETFAKDHQQTQSLLRSALLNSDHVGFRSQLHGLKTSADYIGAIPLAHQAETLYQLLGKTWNGSSKIEANTLIGNLEKLLEGLRGWQQAQ, translated from the coding sequence ATGATCACCATACGATTAGGTATACACCAGAGCATTCAAATTTGGCTATTTACTTTGTACTGTCTGTGTGTGGGCGTTGCATGGGCAGAGCCTGAAGTGGGCGCAACCACGCTGTCCAATCGTGTAGAGTGGAGCCCCGCAGAACAGCAACTCTTAAAAGAAAACCAAAAACTTACATATTGTATCGATCCAAATTGGATGCCCATTGAGGCCATCTCCGATGAAGGAGCCCCCGTAGGTATCACCCCATTAATCGCCCGCAAGCTTTCCCAACTATTGGGGATCGACATCCATTTTCAATCCACACCGGATTGGGAAACCTGCATCAACAAACTGCGCGCCGGGGAGATTGATCTGCTTTTGATTGCCGGTCAATCCGCCAAACGTCGTCAATTTTTGAATTTCAGCCACAGTTACTATACCTTTTCCCCGGTTATTGCCACCCTGCGCAACACACCTTACCTACAGCATATTGAAGAGATTGGAGATCGGACGATTGGGGTGATCCGCAATACAGCCACCGAATCCCGTTTGCGCGATAACTACCCATCCATTCACCTGAAAACATTTAATAATTTGGATGAGGGGTTGGACGCCGTGGAAAAAGGTCAACTGTTTGGCTTTTCCAGCGTCTCTTATGCCATCAGCTACTCCCTGGTCAAAGAGCAGCGCCATACCCTTCAGATCTCAGGTCGTTTTGATTTGGAGCAGCCTATCCATATCGCCTTGAGCAGGCGTCATACTGCGCTAACACCACTGTTCAACAAGGCCATAGACTATTTTCCCATGAGCGAGAGAGCGGTTATTTTCTCCCGCTGGATCGACGCCATCCCGCAACCTTTAGTAGATCCAATCATCCTGATTCGCACCGCCGCTGTACTGGCCATTTTGCTTATTTTTGCCATTGGCTGGAACCGCATCCGCATATTGAAAGCCCAACAGGCACAAAAGCAGGTTGAGCATGAGTTGGATCTCAGCCGGGTCGCAGCCCAGGCCAAAAACACCTTTTTTGCCCAGGTCAGCCATGAGATTCGTGGCCCTTTGAACGCCATCCTTGGTTATGTCGTCATGCTCCGCCAAACGGAGTTAAAGGCTCAACAGCTCCATTTATTGGAACATTTAGGCAGCGCCTCCCACGCCCTGCTCACCCTGCTCAATGACATTCTGGATTACAGCAGAATGGAGGCTCAAAAGCTGACTCTGGCCCCCCAGCCTACCCATCTACCAACCTTACTCAAGCGCATGGAAGAGAGCTTTGCGCCCAGGATAGCGAAGAAGGGACTGCACTTTTCTTTAAGCATGGCGAAAGATCTTCCCGCCTGGGCCAATCTGGACCCGGTGCGCATGGAACAGGTCATCACCAACCTGCTGGACAACGCTTACAAATTTACCCTCCAGGGGCATATCACGCTGGAAGCTCGGCTGGAGAGCGATGCATCCACGCCGCCCAGGCTGACCATCATCGTCAGCGACAGCGGCATTGGCATGGACACCAGCCAAGAGCAGAGTCTGTTTGAAGCCTTTAATCAAGCGGATCCAAGCATCGCCCGCAGCTATGGGGGCAGCGGCCTGGGCTTGGCAATCTGCCGCCATATTTTGTCCTTGATGGAAGGGGATATCGCCATGGAAAGCACCCCCAACCAAGGCAGCCGTTTTACCCTGCGCATCCCCTATTGCCCGGTCTCTGAAACAGAGATTGACACCCTTCACACCTCGCCAGCCGTTGCACAAGCGCCGAAGGAGCCACGTCACCCCCTTGCTACCCATCATAGTGGTTGTCACATCTTGCTGGTGGAGGATAATCCACTCAACACCCATGTTCTCCAACTGTTCTTTGAGGAGGCTGGTTTGGTGGTCTGGCATGCCGAAAACGGACAGAGCGCCCTGGATCAGTTGGCTCAGCACCCGGTGGATCTGGTTATGATGGATGTGGAGATGCCTGTTATGGATGGCCTCTCCTGCACCCGTCGCTTGCGCCGCAACTATCCAACGCTACCTGTGATCGGCATGACCGCACATTCTGACGCTGGGATACGCCAAGCCTGCCTGGAGATTGGTATGAATGAACTGATCTTCAAACCTATGGATTGGGCTCAACTGTTTGAGCTGTTGCATCACTGGCTGCCCACCACCACTTCGCCTCGCCCTACTATACCATTACAACCACCCACCCCTGATGCCGCTTCCACCAAAAAGCTTCCGGCTTTGGAGGGCATTGATGTGACCATCGGTCTACAACGGGTGGTTGGTCGCGAAACGCTCTATCTTCACCTGCTGGAAACCTTTGCAAAAGATCATCAGCAAACCCAATCCCTTTTGCGATCCGCCCTGCTAAACAGCGATCATGTTGGGTTCAGAAGCCAACTGCATGGCCTCAAAACATCTGCTGACTACATTGGGGCCATACCCTTGGCCCATCAAGCAGAAACGCTTTATCAACTGTTGGGAAAAACCTGGAATGGATCCTCTAAAATTGAGGCCAACACCTTGATTGGGAATTTGGAAAAACTCCTGGAAGGCCTGCGAGGATGGCAGCAGGCTCAGTAA